One region of Streptococcus salivarius genomic DNA includes:
- a CDS encoding acyltransferase: MKKTRNINLDLIKVIACIGVVLLHTTMPGFKETGRWNYSSYLYYLGTYSIPLFFMVNGYLLLGKSKITYPYILHKIKWVLITVSSWTVIIWFLKRDFTINPIKKILASLIQKSYFFQFWFFGSLILIYLCLPILKKYLHSKRSYLYFLSVLTIIGLIFELINFLLQMPVQIYVIQTFRLWTWFFYYILGGFVAQFNIDNLKSIFKGWMKIVSLLLLLISPIILFFIAKTTYHNLFAEYFYDNLLVKVISLGLFLTLLTLTMDASKHRMIYLLSVQTMGVFIIHTYVMQIWQKLIGFNIEGAHLFFPVFTLVISFLISMILMKIPYINRIVKL; the protein is encoded by the coding sequence ATGAAGAAAACACGGAATATAAACTTAGACTTGATAAAAGTAATTGCTTGTATAGGAGTTGTTTTGCTTCATACTACGATGCCAGGGTTTAAGGAAACAGGGCGATGGAATTACTCATCTTATTTATATTATCTAGGTACTTATTCAATTCCCTTGTTTTTTATGGTAAATGGTTATTTATTATTGGGTAAGAGCAAGATAACATATCCCTATATACTACATAAAATAAAATGGGTTCTAATAACAGTGTCTTCATGGACCGTTATCATTTGGTTTCTTAAAAGAGACTTCACAATTAATCCAATTAAAAAAATTTTGGCTTCTTTGATACAAAAGAGTTATTTCTTCCAATTTTGGTTTTTCGGCTCACTAATACTTATTTATTTATGCTTGCCGATATTGAAGAAGTATTTACATTCAAAAAGAAGTTATTTATACTTTCTATCTGTATTAACAATTATTGGTTTGATTTTTGAATTGATAAATTTTTTGCTTCAAATGCCAGTGCAAATTTATGTTATACAGACGTTTAGATTATGGACTTGGTTCTTTTACTACATTTTAGGTGGTTTTGTAGCACAATTCAATATAGATAATTTAAAATCAATCTTTAAGGGATGGATGAAAATAGTTAGCTTACTTTTGTTATTGATTTCACCGATAATATTATTTTTCATAGCAAAAACTACTTATCATAATCTTTTTGCTGAATATTTTTATGACAATCTTTTGGTAAAAGTAATTAGTTTAGGACTATTTCTTACCTTATTGACGCTAACCATGGATGCTTCTAAACATAGAATGATCTACTTGTTATCAGTCCAAACGATGGGGGTATTTATTATACATACCTATGTTATGCAAATATGGCAAAAGTTGATAGGGTTTAACATAGAAGGTGCACACTTATTTTTCCCTGTTTTCACATTAGTGATTAGTTTTCTAATAAGTATGATATTAATGAAAATCCCTTATATCAATCGAATAGTTAAATTATAA
- the glf gene encoding UDP-galactopyranose mutase: protein MYDYLIVGAGLSGAIFAHEATKRGKKVKVIDKRDHIGGNIYCEDVEGINVHKYGAHIFHTSNKKVWDYVNQFAEFNNYINSPIANYKGSLYNLPFNMNTFYAMWGTKTPQEVKDKIAEQTADMKDVEPKNLEEQAIKLIGPDIYEKLIKGYTEKQWGRSATDLPPFIIKRLPVRLTFDNNYFNDRYQGIPIGGYNVIIENMLGDVEVELGVDFFANREELEASAEKVVFTGMIDQYFDYKHGELEYRSLRFEHEVLDEENHQGNAVVNYTEREIPYTRIIEHKHFEYGTQPKTVITREYPADWKRGDEPYYPINDEKNNAMFAKYQEEAEKNDKVIFCGRLADYKYYDMHVVIERALEVVEKEFTK from the coding sequence ATGTACGATTATCTTATCGTTGGTGCTGGTTTGTCTGGAGCAATCTTCGCACATGAAGCTACAAAACGTGGCAAAAAAGTAAAAGTGATTGACAAGCGTGATCACATCGGTGGCAATATTTACTGTGAAGATGTTGAAGGTATCAACGTTCACAAGTATGGTGCTCACATTTTCCATACCTCAAATAAAAAAGTTTGGGATTATGTCAACCAATTTGCTGAGTTTAATAACTATATCAACTCACCAATTGCTAACTACAAGGGCAGTCTTTACAACCTTCCATTTAACATGAATACATTTTATGCTATGTGGGGCACTAAGACTCCGCAAGAAGTTAAGGACAAGATAGCTGAGCAAACGGCTGATATGAAAGATGTTGAGCCTAAAAACCTTGAAGAACAAGCTATCAAGTTGATTGGTCCAGATATCTACGAAAAGTTGATTAAGGGCTATACTGAAAAACAATGGGGCCGTTCTGCTACAGATCTTCCACCATTTATCATCAAACGTCTTCCTGTTCGTCTGACTTTTGATAACAACTACTTTAATGACCGTTACCAAGGAATTCCGATCGGTGGTTACAACGTCATCATTGAAAACATGCTTGGAGATGTAGAAGTAGAACTTGGTGTTGACTTCTTTGCCAATCGTGAAGAGCTTGAAGCTTCAGCTGAAAAAGTGGTCTTTACAGGGATGATTGACCAGTACTTTGATTACAAACACGGTGAGTTGGAGTATCGCAGTCTTCGTTTTGAACACGAAGTCTTGGATGAGGAAAACCATCAAGGGAACGCCGTGGTCAACTACACAGAGCGTGAGATTCCTTATACTCGTATCATTGAGCATAAGCACTTTGAGTATGGTACACAACCTAAGACAGTTATCACACGTGAATACCCAGCTGACTGGAAACGTGGAGATGAACCATACTACCCAATCAATGATGAAAAGAACAACGCCATGTTTGCTAAGTACCAAGAAGAAGCTGAGAAAAATGACAAGGTTATCTTCTGTGGACGTTTGGCAGACTATAAATACTACGACATGCACGTGGTCATTGAGCGTGCTCTAGAAGTCGTTGAGAAAGAATTTACTAAATGA